From Mytilus edulis chromosome 8, xbMytEdul2.2, whole genome shotgun sequence, one genomic window encodes:
- the LOC139484700 gene encoding 5-hydroxytryptamine receptor 1A-alpha-like encodes MNTSIMEANESVIEDMQLNATNDLEDWPKVVETYLIGNSVFLAVCMVIGVIGNAIVVAVYKLEMKDTSTERYFIPVLAGADILATIVGCITCTIWNSLQSSFTSNNLCKVILFSIASSASFCLFLFLCIAFQRYLLICRRYQLNLLQRRIMIGVSAILGIGMAIPFTLTYGINEFSIEGRSGGQRCGRLKREDVYYVAVAHSIVFGVIMQMTCTCLVVFYGKIGCTIFGYFNSQSKKKKLQMKESSREYTRSLSDKKSNDRTEDTPAKTCEIKINSISQEDVNFPSTDHHNDEALQRNNKSDTQNIKPELPSVESTVSKKEPSTSGRKDTRNKRNRRFKTKFSLMFVVVTSVSIVCYLPVGAIVMLEGFIPEFWDNLTQMELIIVVWFYRSYIINSIANPIIYAFLDIEFYNGLKRLSKMLPK; translated from the coding sequence ATGAACACCTCCATCATGGAAGCTAATGAAAGTGTCATAGAAGATATGCAGCTTAATGCAACAAACGACCTTGAAGACTGGCCAAAGGTTGTTGAGACGTACTTGATTGGTAACAGTGTGTTTTTAGCCGTCTGCATGGTTATAGGAGTAATAGGGAATGCTATTGTTGTGGCTGTGTATAAATTGGAAATGAAGGACACTTCTACAGAACGATACTTTATTCCAGTTCTAGCTGGGGCAGATATCTTGGCGACGATCGTTGGTtgtataacttgtacaatatGGAATTCCCTACAATCGAGTTTTACAAGTAATAACCTTTGTAAAGTCATCCTGTTTTCAATTGCAAGCAGCGCATCATTCTGTCTGTTCCTTTTCCTTTGCATTGCATTCCAACGATATTTATTGATATGTCGCAGGTATCAACTGAACTTGTTGCAGCGCCGAATCATGATTGGTGTTTCTGCCATCCTTGGAATAGGTATGGCAATACCATTCACATTGACGTACGGTATCAATGAGTTTTCTATTGAAGGAAGATCAGGGGGTCAACGATGTGGCAGACTCAAACGAGAAGATGTTTACTATGTTGCGGTTGCGCACTCCATTGTGTTCGGAGTTATTATGCAAATGACTTGCACATGTCTAGTCGTCTTTTATGGCAAAATCGGTTGCACAATATTCGGGTATTTTAATTCTCAGTCAAAAAAGAAGAAATTGCAAATGAAAGAATCGTCTAGAGAATATACGAGAAGCTTATCCGATAAGAAATCAAATGACCGAACAGAAGATACCCCAGCAAAGACATGCGAGATAAAGATTAACTCAATCAGCCAAGAAGACGTCAACTTTCCATCAACAGATCATCATAATGATGAAGCATTGCAGAGAAACAACAAATCTGATACACAGAACATAAAACCAGAGTTACCATCAGTGGAGTCTACAGTTTCCAAAAAGGAACCTTCAACAAGTGGCAGAAAAGATACCCGTAACAAAAGAAACAGGCGGTTTAAGACCAAGTTTTCGTTGATGTTTGTAGTAGTAACCAGTGTATCTATAGTTTGTTATTTGCCAGTTGGGGCAATCGTGATGTTAGAAGGGTTTATTCCGGAGTTCTGGGATAATCTTACTCAGATGGAGCTCATTATTGTGGTATGGTTCTATCGATCGTATATTATCAATAGCATCGCTAATCCAATCATCTACGCTTTTCTGGATATCGAGTTTTACAATGGACTAAAAAGACTGTCAAAGATGCTTCCAAAATGA
- the LOC139484699 gene encoding cholecystokinin receptor type A-like produces the protein MSHNSTAIPVSDIFDWQRDTIPDFVTLSLYIIIGLVGNTIVILVYKFHLTKASEERYFIPILALADLIACVVSSSLGIVWNYHQENFTNVALCKIVYYFMGNTTYMSIFLLLCIAVQRYLKICRKRTLSLRCRRIMIFICLVCAVCFTIPLCLTYGIVHFKKNGHVITSHCSKLKYGNKIFGALYGIVVSSFIFLVYLSFIFLYGKIGYAIYHHFKTHQFKHTHAHYPKDSTPTNSKPSKSEESYEDRAQSENSETGNNLTFQTFGDTNKGHVRKSSLHDMISDKNMKAKGLQNIAFPDVDLVRFQKIKNTSMTVDFRTVDNGVMTDDQSIDSLQITCPMSDISSDSLSTTKTYSTTLSKPSKKKHRKRKRSRRLMNKFSFMFMIVTTVFLICFIPVSTILTLEGFYPDFWEKLSSSQVNIVIWLYRTFIINNISNPLIYAFMDIEFRNAAKKLFKQCCGTM, from the coding sequence ATGTCACATAATTCGACAGCCATTCCTGTCTCAGATATCTTCGATTGGCAAAGAGATACGATTCCAGATTTTGTGACGCTGTCGCTGTACATTATAATAGGTCTAGTTGGAAACACTATAGTTATTCTAGTTTACAAATTTCATTTGACCAAGGCATCCGAAGAGAGATATTTCATACCAATACTGGCACTAGCAGATCTTATAGCATGCGTTGTCAGCTCCTCGCTTGGGATAGTTTGGAACTACCACCAAGAAAACTTTACAAACGTAGCTCTATGTAAGATAGTGTACTATTTCATGGGAAATACAACATATATGTCTATTTTCTTATTGCTTTGCATTGCAGTTCAAAGATACTTGAAAATATGTCGGAAGCGTACTTTGAGTTTAAGATGTAGGCGCATTATGATTTTTATATGTTTAGTGTGTGCAGTATGCTTTACTATACCGCTCTGTTTAACATACGGAATTGTACATTTCAAAAAAAATGGACATGTGATTACATCGCACTGTAGTAAGTTAAAATACGGTAACAAAATATTTGGCGCCCTTTACGGAATTGTCGTTTCTTCGTTTATTTTCCTTGTGTAtttatctttcatatttttatatggGAAGATTGGATACGCAATTTATCATCACTTTAAAACCCACCAATTCAAACATACACATGCACATTATCCAAAAGATTCAACGCCAACAAATTCCAAACCGAGCAAAAGTGAGGAATCATACGAGGATCGTGCACAATCAGAAAACAGTGAGACGGGTAACAATCTAACGTTCCAAACATTTGGGGatactaacaaaggccatgtCAGAAAATCGTCATTACACGATATGATATCCGACAAAAATATGAAGGCAAAAGGATTACAGAACATTGCGTTCCCGGATGTAGACTTAGTCAGATTTCAAAAGATTAAAAATACATCGATGACAGTAGACTTTCGAACAGTTGATAATGGAGTTATGACGGACGACCAATCTATTGATTCGCTTCAAATCACGTGCCCAATGTCAGACATATCTTCAGACTCTCTTTCAACTACAAAAACCTATTCAACAACTTTATCAAAACCATCGAAGAAGAAACACCGGAAACGGAAGCGGAGCAGACGTCTAATGAACAAATTCTCTTTCATGTTTATGATAGTTACAACAGTATTTCTTATATGCTTCATTCCTGTTTCAACTATTTTAACCTTGGAAGGATTCTATCCAGACTTCTGGGAAAAACTATCAAGTTCACAGGTTAATATAGTGATTTGGTTGTATCGAACATTCATCATAAACAATATATCAAACCCGCTGATTTATGCTTTTATGGATATTGAATTTCGTAATGCAGCAAAAAAGCTTTTTAAACAATGCTGCGGCACGAtgtga